In the genome of Populus alba chromosome 11, ASM523922v2, whole genome shotgun sequence, one region contains:
- the LOC118031531 gene encoding LOW QUALITY PROTEIN: E3 ubiquitin-protein ligase WAV3-like (The sequence of the model RefSeq protein was modified relative to this genomic sequence to represent the inferred CDS: deleted 1 base in 1 codon; substituted 1 base at 1 genomic stop codon), with protein MGTGWRRAFCTTIPRDRETTISDKQQTTSPSPSPSPRRCAKLGFFSSASNPSTPRLPSQNPNLRCRTNTVDSPSTNESPAFHCKTAPKITTATRNPKSLLSSNPSSPRSPLKLSLFKNSFKFRSSCGICLNSVKRGQGTAIYTAECAHAFHFPCIASYVRKHGSLVCPVCNSTWKDVPLLAIHKNLHQNDNNVEEDPSTNTITKVEEKKVVIVESSPRAIKTTATPTPPQPQPRTPKYSDSRSYDDDEPLLSNCPIGARFNPIPEADESVDEDDDGVEEFQGFFPTHSTSVVKSDEVSINDRDFSRNVQVRLLPEVAVISVGRGYETYAVALRVKAPPPLPSLTTRNSSNSTASLLDPSRRAPIDLITVLDVSASMTGAKLQMLKRAMRLVISSLGSADRLSIVAFSSSPKRLLPLKRMTPNGQRSARRIIDRLVCGQGSSVGEALRKATKVLEDRRERNPVASIMLLSDGQDERVSDNNSNHRHTSIHKSSTRFAHIEIPVHSFGFGQSGGNSQEPAEDAFAKCVGGLLSVVVQDLRIQLGFASSSAPAEIVAVYPCNSRPNVLGSGSVRLGDLYAEEERELLVELRVPQSAVGSHHVMSARCLYKDPATQEVVYDRDQSLLVPRPHALPSTGPKIQHLSNLFINNFELGRGXAGSWKHNEFTSAHHLLVSSRALILQSSLISADDYVRRLEAELAEVQWRKQHHQLQQQQQQQMMIAGGGEKWLRWIENGEPLTPHFSAWRAAEKLAKVATNEKVVE; from the exons ATGGGTACCGGTTGGAGAAGAGCTTTTTGCACAACAATTCCTAGAGACCGAGAAACCACAATCTCTGATAAACAACAAACCACGAGTCCAAGTCCAAGTCCTAGCCCCAGAAGGTGTGCAAAGCTAGGATTTTTCTCCAGTGCAAGCAACCCTAGTACGCCTCGTTTGCCGTCTCAAAATCCCAACCTGCGTTGCCGCACAAACACTGTAGACTCTCCTTCAACAAACGAGAGCCCCGCTTTCCATTGCAAAACCGCACCGAAAATAACCACCGCTACTAGAAACCCCAAATCACTACTGAGCTCAAATCCGTCTTCTCCTAGATCTCCTCTTAAATTGTCTCTCTTCAAGAATAGCTTCAAATTCAGA AGTAGCTGCGGAATCTGCTTGAATAGCGTAAAAAGAGGTCAAGGCACAGCAATTTACACAGCAGAGTGTGCACATGCCTTCCACTTCCCTTGCATAGCTTCCTATGTTCGTAAGCATGGCAGTCTTGTGTGCCCTGTCTGCAACTCTACCTGGAAAGATGTTCCTTTACTTGCCATCCACAAAAACCTCCACCAGAATGACAATAATGTAGAAGAAGACCCCAGCACCAACACCATCACCAAAGTAGAAGAGAAAAAGGTTGTCATTGTAGAATCATCACCAAGAGCCATAAAAACCACAGCCACACCCACCCCACCACAACCACAACCAAGAACACCAAAATATTCCGATTCAAGATCCTATGATGACGATGAACCATTATTATCT AACTGCCCCATAGGTGCCAGATTCAACCCAATTCCTGAAGCTGACGAAAGTgtggatgaagatgatgacgGTGTTGAAGAATTTCAAGGATTCTTCCCCACCCATTCTACTTCAGTCGTCAAATCGGATGAGGTTTCAATCAATGACCGAGATTTTTCGAGGAATGTTCAGGTCAGATTATTGCCAGAAGTAGCTGTGATATCTGTAGGCCGCGGGTATGAAACTTATGCAGTGGCTCTGAGAGTGAAAGCTCCACCACCATTGCCATCACTGACCACACGCAACAGTTCAAATTCAACAGCATCTCTTTTAGACCCTTCCCGTCGAGCACCCATTGATTTGATAACGGTTCTTGATGTTAGTGCCAGCATGACCGGGGCTAAGTTGCAAATGCTGAAACGCGCAATGCGTCTGGTTATTTCTTCTCTTGGCTCGGCTGATCGACTTTCTATTGTGGCCTTTTCGAGTAGTCCTAAAAGGCTATTGCCTTTGAAGAGAATGACGCCTAATGGACAGCGGTCAGCTCGGCGCATTATTGACCGGCTTGTTTGTGGTCAAGGCAGTAGTGTTGGTGAAGCTTTGAGGAAAGCGACTAAGGTTCTTGAAGACAGGAGGGAGAGAAATCCTGTGGCCAGCATCATGTTATTATCAGACGGTCAGGACGAGAGGGTATCGGATAACAACTCAAATCATAGGCACACGTCTATCCACAAGTCGTCTACCCGCTTTGCACATATCGAGATCCCGGTCCATTCATTTGGGTTTGGTCAAAGCGGTGGCAACAGCCAGGAGCCGGCTGAGGATGCCTTTGCTAAATGTGTTGGTGGTTTATTGAGTGTTGTAGTGCAGGATTTAAGAATTCAGCTTGGATTCGCCTCCAGCTCCGCTCCTGCTGAAATTGTAGCGGTTTATCCTTGCAATTCAAGACCAAATGTGCTCGGTTCGGGTTCCGTTCGGCTTGGCGATTTGTACGCCGAAGAAGAGAGGGAGCTGTTAGTGGAGCTGAGAGTTCCACAGTCGGCTGTTGGGTCCCACCATGTGATGTCTGCTCGATGCCTTTACAAAGATCCCGCCACGCAAGAGGTCGTGTATGACCGTGATCAGTCTCTACTAGTCCCCCGGCCCCACGCTCTCCCGTCAACAGGCCCTAAGATCCAACATCTGAGTAATTTGTTTATCAACAACTTCGAGCTTGGCCGAGGCTAGGCTGGCTCGTGGAAGCATAATGAGTTTACAAGTGCCCATCACTTGCTCGTATCATCTCGAGCTTTGATATTGCAGTCTAGTTTAATATCGGCTGACGATTATGTTAGGAGGTTGGAGGCTGAATTGGCAGAGGTGCAATGGAGGAAGCAGCATCATCaattgcagcagcagcagcagcagcaaatgATGATTGCAGGCGGCGGAGAGAAATGGTTACGATGGATTGAGAATGGCGAGCCACTTACCCCCCACTTTTCAGCTTGGAGGGCGGCTGAGAAGCTGGCTAAAGTAGCCACAAATGAAAAAGTCGTTGAATAG
- the LOC118031533 gene encoding glutamyl-tRNA reductase 1, chloroplastic has product MAAASGFATTISGAKMETLLSLNSSSYSTSSVSFVLPQDVRVSCKPPRNNYRRRVLLNHKGGGVRCEVSTASNDVALAAEIDPARVSSMSALEQLKTSAVDRYTKERASIVVIGLSIHTAPVEMREKLAIPEAEWPRAIGELCGLNHIEEAAVLSTCNRMEIYVVALSQHRGVKEVTEWMSKTSGVPVSEICEHRFLLYNNDATQHLFEVSAGLDSLVLGEGQILAQVKQVVKVGQGIVGFGRNISGLFKHAITVGKRVRTETNIAAGAVSVSSAAVELALMKLPESSHASARMLVIGAGKMGKLVIKHLVAKGCTEMVVVNRTEDRVAAIREELKDVEIIYKPFSDMLTCAAEADVVFTSTSSETPLFVRDDVKDLPPVGSEVGGLRLFVDISVPRNVGSCVSDLENARVYNVDDLKEVVAANKEDRLRKAMEAQAIINEESKQFEAWRDSLETVPTIKKLRAYAERIRLAELEKCLSKMGDDISKKTRRAVDDLSRGIVNKLLHGPMQHLRCDGSDSRTLSETLENMHALNRMFSLETEVAILEQKIRAKQSQK; this is encoded by the exons GAAATAATTATAGGAGAAGAGTCTTGCTGAATCATAAAGGAGGAGGGGTGAGATGCGAGGTCTCTACTGCTTCGAATGATGTTGCTCTTGCTGCTGAAATTGACCCGGCTAGAGTCTCTAGCATGTCTGCTCTTGAACAGCTCAAGACCTCTGCTGTTGACA GATATACAAAAGAGAGGGCTAGCATCGTGGTAATTGGGCTTAGTATTCACACCGCACCAGTTGAAATGCGCGAAAAGCTTGCCATTCCAGAAGCTGAATGGCCCCGAGCTATTGGGGAGCTTTGTGGTTTGAATCACATAGAAGAAGCCGCTGTGCTTAGCACTTGTAATAGAATGGAAATATATGTTGTTGCCCTGTCTCAGCATCGCGGGGTCAAAGAAGTGACTGAATGGATGTCAAAG acAAGTGGTGTCCCTGTTTCTGAAATTTGTGAGCACCGGTTTTTGCTGTACAATAATGATGCTACACAGCATCTGTTTGAAGTATCTGCTGGTCTTGACTCGCTTGTTCTTGGAGAAGGTCAGATTCTTGCTCAAGTTAAACAAGTTGTCAAAGTTGGCCAAGGGATTGTTGGTTTCGGGAGGAACATTAGTGGGCTGTTTAAGCATGCAATCACTGTTGGAAAGCGGGTTAGAACCGAGACAAATATCGCTGCTGGGGCTGTTTCTGTGAGCTCAGCTGCTGTTGAACTTGCTTTGATGAAGCTCCCTGAATCTTCTCATGCCAGTGCCAGAATGTTGGTAATTGGGGCAGGGAAGATGGGGAAGCTAGTCATTAAACACTTAGTAGCAAAAGGTTGCACAGAGATGGTAGTTGTAAACAGAACAGAGGATAGAGTTGCAGCCATCCGCGAGGAGTTGAAGGATGTTGAGATCATATACAAGCCCTTTTCAGATATGCTAACTTGCGCTGCTGAAGCTGATGTTGTTTTCACAAGCACATCATCAGAAACTCCGTTATTTGTGAGAGACGATGTTAAAGATCTTCCTCCTGTTGGTTCAGAAGTTGGGGGTTTGAGGCTATTTGTTGATATCTCTGTTCCCAGAAATGTGGGTTCATGTGTCAGCGACCTTGAAAATGCGCGAGTTTACAATGTTGATGACCTGAAGGAGGTTGTGGCTGCTAACAAAGAAGACCGCCTGCGAAAAGCAATGGAAGCTCAGGCAATCATTAATGaagaatcaaaacaatttgaagcCTGGAGGGATTCACTGGAGACTGTTCCTACCATCAAGAAATTGAGGGCTTATGCTGAGAGAATCAGACTTGCAGAGCTGGAGAAATGCCTTTCAAAAATGGGTGATGATATCTCAAAGAAAACAAGGAGAGCAGTGGATGATCTTAGCCGTGGTATAGTGAACAAGCTCCTTCATGGTCCGATGCAGCACCTGAGATGTGATGGTAGTGACAGCCGGACTCTCAGCGAGACCCTTGAGAATATGCATGCTCTCAACAGAATGTTCAGCCTCGAGACAGAAGTGGCTATTTTGGAACAAAAGATTCGAGCCAAACAAAGCCAGAAGTAA